The Lysobacter helvus nucleotide sequence GCCCTGGACGGGCACGATCACGTCGAACTCCACCAGCTGCTCAAGCTCGTCGGTGTCGTCGACAGCGGCGGTGCCGGCAAGCACCTGGTGGCCAGCGGCGTGGTGACCGTGGACGGCCAGGTGGAGCTGCGGAAGACCTGCAAGATCCATGCGGGCCAGCGCGTGGCGGTGGACGACGTCGCGATCGACGTCGTCGCCTGACTCACTGGATCAGCAGGGCCCGCTCGAACGCCTCGCGCGAAATCCGGTAATCTGCGTGCCCGCCTTCCATCCTGGCGCGCACGTGCGCTTCGCGGCCGTCCACCGACACCAGCGTGGCGGTGCGCGGCTCGGCATGCATCGTGAAGAACTGCAGCGTGTGGCCCTGGTATTGCGCCAGCTGCTCCCACGCCAGGCGACCGCCCGGCGGCGCGGTGGGCGCGTCGAACGACGAGGCGTATTCCGAGCTCGCGGTGCGCACGCCGTTGTTGGCGGTGTGCACGACGACGGGCGCCGGCGGCTCGATCGGATCCGGCGCGCCGGTCGCGGGCGCGACGCCGCCGTGTTCCTTCACGATCGCGGCGAAGGTGGCACCGCGCTCGGCCAGCGGTTTGGGCATCGTGCCGCGCCACTGCACCGGATCGTTGTGCGCGCCATGTTCGACCTTGGCCTGCAGGCGCAGCATCGCCGCACCGTCGCGACGCGCG carries:
- a CDS encoding RNA-binding S4 domain-containing protein; translated protein: MQRLEFALDGHDHVELHQLLKLVGVVDSGGAGKHLVASGVVTVDGQVELRKTCKIHAGQRVAVDDVAIDVVA